Proteins from a single region of Selenomonadales bacterium:
- a CDS encoding DUF4158 domain-containing protein: MQGWHTTFLGMRGLPRDISDFEMKAFFTFDGAERDAINARRGDSHKLGLALHIGFLRMSGRLLGAFRVIPVALWRHLGNELGIAAPEV, from the coding sequence ATGCAGGGTTGGCACACAACGTTTTTGGGGATGCGTGGGCTCCCCCGCGATATCAGCGACTTCGAGATGAAGGCATTTTTCACCTTCGATGGTGCCGAGCGCGACGCAATCAATGCACGCCGAGGTGATTCCCACAAGCTTGGTCTGGCGCTCCATATTGGTTTCCTGCGCATGAGTGGGCGTTTGCTCGGTGCCTTTCGGGTAATTCCAGTAGCCTTGTGGCGCCACCTTGGCAACGAGCTTGGCATTGCAGCACCAGAAGTCG
- a CDS encoding isocitrate lyase/phosphoenolpyruvate mutase family protein, translating into MSQIQRGLRFQQLHTAEAIFLMPNAWDVGSALMLASCGFPAIATTSAGVAFSLGFPDQEAAVSRETMLDRVGSIAAASPLPVSADLQSGYGASPEEVGETIAAAIRAGVVGANIEDYSGNPAQALFDREHAVARVRAARRAADASGVPFVLTARSDVYLTGASNVFAEAVERCNAYREAGADCLFVPGASDPKTIEALVREINAPLTVVMGLTGSPLTVPQLGSLGSPRFQCNK; encoded by the coding sequence ATGAGCCAAATCCAACGGGGTCTACGGTTCCAGCAATTGCACACTGCCGAGGCCATCTTTCTGATGCCCAACGCTTGGGACGTTGGTAGTGCGCTGATGCTCGCGTCCTGCGGCTTTCCCGCTATCGCCACTACGAGTGCAGGCGTGGCTTTCTCGCTGGGATTCCCTGATCAAGAAGCTGCTGTGAGCAGGGAGACCATGCTGGATCGCGTGGGGTCCATTGCTGCGGCAAGTCCACTTCCTGTCTCCGCCGATCTCCAGTCGGGCTACGGTGCGAGCCCTGAAGAGGTTGGAGAAACCATCGCGGCTGCGATTCGTGCTGGTGTGGTGGGCGCGAACATCGAGGACTACAGCGGCAATCCTGCGCAAGCCCTGTTCGACAGAGAGCACGCTGTCGCGCGCGTTCGGGCAGCAAGACGCGCCGCGGACGCGTCGGGAGTTCCTTTTGTTCTGACGGCCCGATCCGATGTCTACCTGACTGGTGCGAGCAATGTTTTTGCAGAGGCCGTCGAGCGATGCAATGCGTACCGAGAGGCGGGTGCGGATTGCCTCTTTGTGCCGGGGGCTTCCGACCCCAAGACCATCGAAGCGCTCGTCCGGGAGATCAATGCCCCCCTCACCGTGGTCATGGGCCTGACAGGTTCACCTCTCACCGTGCCCCAACTCGGATCTTTGGGGTCTCCTCGTTTTCAGTGCAATAAGTGA